One genomic segment of Peribacillus sp. FSL H8-0477 includes these proteins:
- the tsaE gene encoding tRNA (adenosine(37)-N6)-threonylcarbamoyltransferase complex ATPase subunit type 1 TsaE — MQQYELVTENEDQTFALAKQIGEKLNGGEVIALEGDLGAGKTAFTKGLAKGLAVTRVVNSPTFTIIKEYQGRIPLYHMDVYRVSAEDEDLGFDEYFEGTGVTVVEWAHLIKEQLPDELLTINIYRIGDTSRKFVLEAKGERYLQLCKEIC; from the coding sequence ATGCAGCAGTATGAGTTAGTTACTGAGAATGAAGATCAAACATTCGCTTTAGCGAAACAGATAGGTGAAAAGCTTAATGGTGGAGAGGTAATTGCGTTAGAAGGAGATTTGGGGGCTGGAAAGACGGCGTTTACGAAAGGCCTAGCCAAAGGTCTAGCCGTAACTCGGGTGGTCAACAGCCCTACCTTTACGATTATTAAGGAATACCAAGGGCGGATTCCCCTTTACCATATGGATGTTTATAGGGTAAGTGCGGAGGATGAAGATCTTGGTTTTGACGAATATTTTGAAGGTACAGGGGTTACGGTTGTGGAGTGGGCACATTTAATTAAAGAACAGCTTCCTGATGAACTGCTGACCATTAATATCTATCGGATTGGTGATACAAGCCGTAAATTTGTATTAGAAGCTAAGGGAGAACGATACCTTCAGTTATGTAAGGAGATTTGTTAA
- the tsaB gene encoding tRNA (adenosine(37)-N6)-threonylcarbamoyltransferase complex dimerization subunit type 1 TsaB — translation MKVLALDTSNFILGISLIEDDKVIGEYITNLKKNHSLRVMPAIEGLLKECDTTPGELDKIVVAKGPGSYTGVRIGVTIAKTLAWTLKIPLSGVSSLEALAANARFFDGYIAPLFDARRGLIFTGLYKFTNNKLETIIDDCNILSVDWAKRLKSTNESILFIGQDIALHQEAIIEGLGEQAVFAPPSLFNPRPSELALLGRDKDEEDIHQFVPNYVRMAEAEVKWLETQAKKNDL, via the coding sequence ATGAAAGTGTTAGCGTTAGATACATCAAATTTTATATTAGGTATCTCTTTAATAGAGGATGATAAGGTAATTGGCGAATATATCACGAATCTAAAGAAGAATCATTCATTACGTGTTATGCCGGCCATTGAGGGTTTATTGAAGGAATGTGATACTACTCCAGGAGAACTCGATAAAATTGTTGTAGCAAAAGGACCAGGATCCTATACGGGTGTAAGGATAGGTGTTACCATTGCTAAAACATTGGCTTGGACCCTAAAAATCCCCCTATCTGGCGTATCCAGCCTTGAAGCATTGGCTGCGAATGCTCGTTTTTTTGATGGGTATATTGCACCGTTGTTTGATGCAAGACGGGGCTTGATCTTTACAGGTCTTTATAAATTCACCAATAACAAATTAGAAACAATCATAGATGACTGCAACATTTTATCTGTAGATTGGGCTAAACGGTTAAAGTCTACGAATGAATCGATTTTATTCATTGGCCAAGATATCGCTTTGCATCAAGAAGCCATTATAGAGGGATTAGGAGAACAAGCCGTATTTGCCCCGCCCTCATTATTCAACCCAAGACCGAGTGAGCTGGCTTTATTGGGAAGGGATAAGGATGAAGAAGATATCCATCAATTTGTACCAAATTATGTCCGGATGGCTGAAGCAGAAGTTAAATGGCTGGAAACTCAGGCGAAAAAAAATGACCTTTGA
- the rimI gene encoding ribosomal protein S18-alanine N-acetyltransferase: protein MSDSLVFRLMRTEDIDQVLIVERESFTLPWSREAFYNELNTNQYAIYLVIEDEGKIVGYCGAWIVLDEAHITNIAILPEYRGQKLGEALLVKMIEVALSKQVIKMTLEVRVSNIPAQSLYKKLGFQTGGTRKNYYTDNQEDAYVMWVNLS from the coding sequence ATGAGTGATTCTTTAGTGTTTAGACTTATGAGAACAGAAGATATTGACCAAGTTTTAATCGTGGAAAGAGAGTCTTTTACACTTCCATGGAGCAGGGAAGCTTTTTATAATGAATTGAATACTAATCAATATGCTATTTACCTGGTTATTGAGGATGAAGGAAAGATTGTCGGGTATTGTGGGGCTTGGATTGTTTTAGATGAGGCGCACATTACCAATATAGCCATACTGCCAGAATACAGGGGGCAAAAGCTTGGCGAGGCTTTACTAGTTAAGATGATTGAAGTTGCATTAAGCAAGCAAGTAATCAAAATGACTTTAGAGGTTCGTGTAAGTAATATACCGGCACAATCCTTATATAAAAAACTCGGATTCCAAACTGGCGGAACCCGGAAGAATTATTATACGGATAACCAGGAAGATGCATATGTTATGTGGGTGAATTTATCGTGA
- the tsaD gene encoding tRNA (adenosine(37)-N6)-threonylcarbamoyltransferase complex transferase subunit TsaD has translation MKKDQIILGIETSCDETAAAIIKNGTDILSNVISSQIESHKRFGGVVPEIASRMHVEQITLVIEEALLQADVTYKDIDAIAVTEGPGLVGALLIGVNAAKAVAFAHGIPLVGVHHIAGHIYANRLIQEMKFPALSLVVSGGHTELVLLKEHGSFKVIGETRDDAAGEAYDKVARTLNFPYPGGPHIDRLAHEGNPSINLPRAWLNGSYDFSFSGLKSSVINTLHNAEQRGETIEPADLAASFQASVIEVLVTKTLKAAEDFNVKQVMLAGGVAANKGLRAALTEAFTVVPDIELVIPPLSLCTDNAAMIGAAGSILFEKGKRSDLALNGNPGLDIENL, from the coding sequence GTGAAAAAAGATCAAATTATATTGGGAATTGAAACAAGCTGTGATGAAACGGCTGCAGCAATTATTAAGAACGGTACAGACATTCTAAGCAATGTCATTTCATCACAAATAGAAAGCCATAAGCGTTTTGGCGGTGTTGTTCCAGAGATTGCCTCAAGAATGCATGTTGAACAAATTACACTTGTCATAGAAGAAGCATTACTTCAAGCAGATGTTACCTATAAGGATATCGATGCAATTGCCGTTACAGAAGGACCAGGCCTTGTAGGCGCCCTTTTAATTGGTGTTAACGCAGCTAAAGCCGTGGCATTTGCTCATGGGATTCCGCTTGTAGGTGTTCACCATATAGCAGGTCATATCTATGCTAACCGATTAATACAGGAAATGAAGTTTCCAGCGTTGTCTCTCGTGGTTTCAGGGGGGCATACAGAACTTGTATTACTTAAAGAGCATGGTTCATTTAAGGTAATCGGTGAGACTCGTGATGATGCAGCAGGAGAAGCGTATGATAAGGTGGCTCGGACACTTAACTTCCCGTATCCAGGCGGTCCACATATTGATCGTCTTGCCCATGAGGGGAACCCTTCGATAAACCTTCCTAGAGCATGGCTGAATGGAAGCTATGACTTTAGCTTTAGCGGATTGAAATCTTCGGTTATTAATACTCTGCATAACGCGGAACAGCGTGGAGAAACGATAGAACCGGCAGATTTGGCAGCTAGCTTTCAAGCTAGTGTCATTGAAGTGCTTGTCACAAAAACCCTTAAGGCAGCTGAAGATTTCAACGTGAAGCAAGTTATGCTAGCAGGCGGAGTCGCGGCGAATAAGGGACTTCGTGCAGCTCTTACAGAAGCTTTTACCGTAGTTCCGGATATAGAGCTTGTGATTCCTCCATTATCTCTTTGTACAGATAATGCAGCGATGATTGGTGCAGCTGGAAGTATCCTGTTTGAAAAAGGCAAGCGATCAGATCTTGCTTTAAACGGTAATCCTGGTCTTGATATTGAAAATCTCTGA
- a CDS encoding ABC-F family ATP-binding cassette domain-containing protein, with amino-acid sequence MILLQVNQLSKYYGAELILSNMKLEVQNRDRVALVGRNGAGKSTLLKIIAGHLSHDGGEIIKPKGTTIGYMAQDTGLESELSIWDEMLTVFTELIAKEKQLRHLEVTMAKPETYENETLYKKILSEYDALQVKFAEQGGYQYEADIRSVLHGLQFSTFDPSTPIATLSGGQKTRLALGKLLLKKPDILILDEPTNHLDIDTLSWLEQYLQGYPGAVLIVSHDRYFLDKVVNQVYEISRHSMRKYHGNYSAYLALKELDYERDLKQFEKQQDEIDKLKDFVQRNITRASTTKRAQSRRKQLEKMDVLDRPSGDEKSANFSFQIERQSGNDVLAIQGAAIGYNQDYVSRNININISKGDSVALVGPNGVGKSTLLKTLIGKLELLSGQFKMGTNVQISYYDQEQANLISNKRVLNELWDEHPLKPEKEIRTILGNFLFSGDDVLKNVSSLSGGEKARLALAKMMMEKGNLLILDEPTNHLDLDSKLVLENALIDYPGTILFVSHDRYFINRIATKVIELSKNGSEEFLGDYDYYVEKKQEQAELIELERKEHAIKADTPPVATSYQMDKEVKKVERQRKRRIEEIEIATEKLEEEIRTYNELLCDPEIFQNHEKVLEIQVKLDQAQSDVDTLLEEWAELEG; translated from the coding sequence ATGATTCTATTACAAGTTAACCAATTATCGAAATATTATGGGGCAGAGCTTATTTTATCAAATATGAAGCTCGAAGTTCAAAATAGAGATCGAGTGGCTCTTGTCGGCAGAAATGGTGCAGGGAAATCCACACTATTAAAAATTATTGCTGGTCATCTTTCTCATGATGGCGGCGAGATCATTAAACCTAAAGGTACGACTATTGGCTATATGGCTCAGGATACCGGTTTAGAGTCTGAATTATCCATATGGGATGAAATGCTGACTGTTTTTACTGAGCTGATTGCTAAAGAAAAGCAGCTGCGGCACCTAGAGGTCACGATGGCCAAGCCGGAGACCTATGAAAATGAAACACTCTATAAAAAGATTCTTTCTGAATATGATGCCTTGCAAGTCAAGTTTGCTGAACAGGGCGGGTACCAATATGAAGCAGATATCCGGTCCGTTCTTCATGGGCTGCAATTCTCTACGTTTGATCCATCTACACCGATTGCCACGCTAAGCGGTGGTCAAAAAACCAGGCTTGCACTAGGTAAATTACTCTTAAAGAAACCTGATATTCTTATTCTAGATGAACCGACCAATCACCTTGATATCGATACTCTTTCTTGGCTGGAACAGTATTTACAGGGCTATCCTGGTGCCGTATTAATTGTTTCTCATGATCGTTATTTTCTGGACAAAGTCGTTAACCAGGTCTATGAAATATCTCGTCATTCAATGCGGAAGTACCATGGAAACTATAGTGCCTACTTAGCCTTAAAAGAACTCGACTATGAACGGGATTTAAAGCAATTTGAAAAGCAGCAGGACGAGATTGATAAGCTGAAGGACTTCGTTCAACGTAATATTACCAGAGCTTCAACGACCAAACGGGCACAAAGCCGGCGTAAACAACTAGAAAAAATGGATGTATTGGACAGGCCAAGTGGTGATGAAAAATCAGCGAATTTTTCGTTTCAAATCGAAAGACAAAGCGGGAACGATGTGCTTGCTATTCAGGGAGCAGCCATTGGCTACAACCAAGATTATGTTTCCCGAAACATTAACATCAATATTTCAAAAGGGGACAGTGTAGCGCTTGTTGGTCCTAATGGGGTTGGGAAATCAACCTTATTAAAGACGTTGATTGGAAAGCTTGAATTGCTTTCAGGACAATTTAAAATGGGCACAAACGTCCAAATCAGCTACTACGATCAAGAACAAGCTAATCTCATCTCAAACAAGCGTGTGTTAAATGAGTTATGGGATGAACATCCACTGAAGCCCGAGAAAGAAATCCGTACCATTCTAGGCAATTTTCTTTTTTCCGGTGATGATGTCCTTAAGAACGTCTCATCCCTCAGCGGCGGCGAGAAGGCTCGCCTCGCACTAGCTAAGATGATGATGGAAAAAGGCAACCTGTTAATTTTAGATGAACCGACCAATCACCTAGACCTTGATAGTAAACTGGTGCTCGAAAACGCCTTAATCGATTATCCTGGGACGATCCTCTTCGTTTCCCATGACCGTTACTTTATCAATCGAATTGCCACAAAGGTCATTGAGCTTAGTAAAAACGGCAGTGAAGAATTCCTTGGTGATTATGATTACTACGTAGAGAAGAAACAGGAACAAGCTGAACTCATTGAGCTCGAAAGAAAAGAACACGCGATAAAGGCTGATACACCTCCAGTCGCCACTTCTTATCAAATGGATAAGGAAGTAAAAAAAGTGGAACGACAGCGTAAGCGGAGAATTGAGGAAATAGAAATCGCTACTGAGAAGCTAGAAGAAGAAATCAGAACCTACAATGAACTACTATGCGATCCTGAAATATTCCAAAACCATGAAAAGGTCCTTGAAATCCAAGTGAAACTCGATCAGGCACAATCAGATGTCGATACACTTCTAGAAGAATGGGCTGAACTTGAAGGGTAA
- the moaC gene encoding cyclic pyranopterin monophosphate synthase MoaC codes for MKELTHFNEEGRAKMVDISQKPETVRTAVAQSSILLNEEIYEKITNNKMKKGDVLAVAQVAGIMACKNTSNIIPMCHPISLQGVNISFNWLKEDDNHRLQIEATAKTKGSTGVEMEALTAVSAAALTVYDMCKAVDKGMIIGPTFLVEKTGGVSSPDYQRQINQTEE; via the coding sequence ATGAAAGAGTTAACTCATTTTAATGAAGAAGGCAGGGCGAAAATGGTTGATATCAGCCAAAAGCCTGAAACTGTTCGTACAGCTGTTGCTCAGTCGAGCATATTGCTGAATGAAGAAATTTACGAAAAAATAACCAACAATAAAATGAAAAAGGGAGACGTACTTGCTGTTGCCCAGGTAGCGGGAATCATGGCTTGTAAGAATACGTCCAACATTATTCCTATGTGTCATCCCATTTCATTACAAGGTGTGAATATCTCTTTTAACTGGTTAAAAGAGGACGATAATCATCGTCTGCAGATTGAAGCAACGGCTAAGACAAAGGGAAGCACAGGTGTGGAAATGGAAGCGTTAACAGCTGTTTCAGCAGCTGCACTGACTGTTTATGATATGTGTAAGGCTGTGGATAAGGGTATGATCATAGGACCAACGTTTTTAGTTGAAAAAACCGGTGGTGTTTCCAGTCCCGACTACCAGAGGCAGATTAATCAAACCGAAGAATAG
- a CDS encoding redox-sensing transcriptional repressor Rex, producing MSPEHLKIPQATAKRLPLYYRFLKNLHSSGKQRVSSAELSEAVKVDSATIRRDFSYFGALGKKGYGYNVNYLLSFFRKTLDQDELTKVALIGVGNLGTAFLNYNFLKNNNTIIELAFDVDESKVGTRICDVPVYHMDELEEQLNQRDISVAILTVPSHVAQTITDYLVKSNVKGILNFTPARLTVPAAIRVHHIDLSIELQSLIYFLKHYPSANIQAITD from the coding sequence ATGAGCCCAGAACATTTGAAGATACCGCAGGCAACCGCCAAGAGATTACCCTTATACTATCGTTTTCTAAAAAACCTACATTCGTCAGGCAAACAGCGTGTTTCTTCAGCTGAACTCAGCGAAGCTGTTAAGGTAGATTCTGCCACGATACGCCGGGATTTTTCTTATTTTGGTGCACTTGGTAAAAAAGGCTACGGATATAACGTTAATTATCTTTTATCATTTTTCCGGAAAACACTGGATCAAGATGAGTTGACTAAAGTAGCCTTAATAGGTGTAGGTAACTTGGGTACAGCTTTTTTGAATTATAATTTCTTAAAGAATAATAACACGATTATTGAGTTAGCCTTTGATGTTGACGAAAGTAAGGTGGGCACGAGAATCTGTGACGTTCCGGTGTACCATATGGACGAGTTAGAAGAACAGTTAAATCAACGTGATATATCTGTCGCAATCTTAACTGTGCCATCACATGTGGCGCAAACCATTACGGATTACCTCGTTAAATCAAATGTTAAAGGGATTTTAAATTTTACTCCGGCACGCCTTACTGTACCGGCTGCCATAAGAGTTCACCACATTGATTTATCTATTGAACTGCAATCATTAATTTATTTCTTAAAGCATTACCCATCAGCCAATATTCAGGCCATCACCGATTAA
- a CDS encoding YdiK family protein, which translates to MKRISPLTLAIIYMALGALFIFMSIQTVSRSGWGFFAYFLVLLATLDLGSGIRMLLLHLKIKSIQKKNKK; encoded by the coding sequence ATGAAACGAATTTCACCTTTAACTTTAGCCATTATTTATATGGCTTTAGGCGCGTTATTTATCTTTATGTCCATCCAAACGGTTTCTAGATCCGGATGGGGCTTCTTCGCCTATTTTCTTGTATTGTTGGCCACACTTGATTTAGGATCAGGCATTCGAATGCTGCTCCTGCACTTAAAAATTAAATCTATCCAGAAAAAGAATAAGAAATAA
- a CDS encoding CPBP family intramembrane glutamic endopeptidase — MKREYWYIIIVYIAMQLSSIVGVPLLMMFGIWRGAEKNAELQQLSGAYWIVISFLIGLIATLFLIRKEVKNNSDLRKHQASVPTSIFWGFAGIFLALFSQSIAGMIETAIGIEAGSENTQTIINLILNVPLVLFVSSVIGPILEEIVFRKIIFGSLHKRLNFFLSALISSLIFGAAHGEFIHLLLYTAMGFVFAFLYVKTNRILVPIFAHVSMNSLVVITQIYKDDIEKFLKDAEHVQNFIGGFL, encoded by the coding sequence TTGAAGAGAGAATATTGGTACATTATTATTGTTTATATTGCAATGCAGTTATCGAGTATCGTTGGTGTTCCTCTTTTAATGATGTTTGGGATCTGGAGAGGAGCCGAAAAAAATGCCGAGCTTCAACAGCTTTCTGGCGCGTATTGGATTGTTATCAGCTTCCTTATAGGATTGATAGCAACATTATTCTTAATACGAAAAGAAGTGAAAAATAATAGTGATTTACGAAAACATCAAGCGTCTGTTCCTACCTCTATTTTTTGGGGATTCGCCGGAATCTTTCTTGCGTTATTTTCTCAATCCATAGCAGGAATGATTGAAACAGCCATCGGCATTGAGGCAGGTTCTGAGAATACGCAGACAATTATTAATTTAATTCTCAATGTTCCTCTGGTCTTATTTGTTAGTTCTGTTATTGGACCGATTCTTGAGGAAATCGTTTTTCGTAAAATTATTTTTGGATCCCTGCACAAACGACTTAACTTTTTCTTATCTGCTCTGATTAGTTCATTAATATTTGGGGCCGCTCACGGCGAATTTATTCATTTATTGCTCTACACTGCGATGGGATTTGTTTTTGCCTTTTTATATGTAAAAACCAATCGTATCTTAGTCCCCATCTTTGCGCACGTGTCCATGAACTCCTTAGTGGTCATTACTCAAATTTACAAAGATGATATTGAAAAATTCCTGAAGGACGCAGAGCACGTGCAAAACTTCATCGGAGGGTTTTTATGA
- the groES gene encoding co-chaperone GroES: MLKPLGDRVIIELVESEEKTASGIVLPDTAKEKPQEGKIVAVGTGRVLENGERVALEVAQGDRIIFSKYAGTEVKYDGSDYLILRESDILAVIG, translated from the coding sequence TTGTTAAAACCATTAGGTGATCGCGTAATTATTGAGCTAGTTGAATCAGAAGAAAAAACTGCCAGCGGTATCGTTTTACCGGATACTGCAAAAGAAAAGCCGCAAGAAGGAAAAATTGTAGCTGTAGGAACAGGCCGTGTTCTTGAAAATGGCGAGCGTGTTGCTTTAGAGGTTGCCCAAGGCGATCGGATTATCTTCTCTAAATATGCAGGTACAGAAGTGAAATATGACGGGTCAGACTACTTAATTCTTAGAGAAAGTGACATCTTAGCTGTTATTGGCTAA
- the groL gene encoding chaperonin GroEL (60 kDa chaperone family; promotes refolding of misfolded polypeptides especially under stressful conditions; forms two stacked rings of heptamers to form a barrel-shaped 14mer; ends can be capped by GroES; misfolded proteins enter the barrel where they are refolded when GroES binds), giving the protein MAKDIKFSEDARRSMLRGVDALANAVKVTLGPKGRNVVLEKKFGSPLITNDGVTIAKEIELEDAFENMGAKLVAEVASKTNDIAGDGTTTATVLAQAMIREGLKNVTAGANPMGIRKGIEKAVKVAITELQAISKPIENKESIAQVAAISASDEEVGQLIAEAMERVGNDGVITIEESKGFITELDVVEGMQFDRGYASAYMVTNPDKMEAVLENPYILITDKKISSIQEILPVLEQVVQQGKSLLLIAEDIEGEALSTLVVNKLRGTFNAVAVKAPGFGDRRKAMLEDIAALTGGEVISEEVGLELKSATLASLGRASKVVVTKENTTIVEGAGDSAQIQARVHQIRVQLEETTSEFDREKLQERLAKLAGGVAVIKVGAATETELKERKLRIEDALNSTRAAVEEGIVAGGGTALLNVYNKIAEITAEGDEQTGINIVLRAIEEPVRQIAHNAGLEGSVIVERLKHEEVGTGFNAATGEWVNMIDAGIVDPTKVTRSALQNAASVAAMFLTTEAVVADKPEENPMPSMPDMGGMGGMM; this is encoded by the coding sequence ATGGCTAAAGACATTAAATTCAGTGAAGACGCACGACGTTCCATGCTTCGCGGTGTAGATGCACTCGCTAATGCAGTAAAAGTGACACTTGGACCAAAAGGACGTAACGTCGTTCTTGAAAAGAAATTCGGTTCACCGCTTATTACGAATGATGGTGTGACAATCGCTAAAGAAATTGAATTAGAAGATGCATTCGAAAACATGGGTGCAAAATTGGTTGCTGAAGTAGCAAGCAAAACGAATGACATTGCTGGTGATGGTACAACAACAGCTACAGTTCTTGCACAAGCTATGATCCGTGAAGGCCTGAAAAACGTAACGGCTGGTGCGAACCCTATGGGCATTCGTAAAGGGATTGAAAAAGCTGTGAAAGTGGCTATTACTGAGTTACAAGCCATCTCTAAACCAATTGAAAACAAAGAGTCTATTGCGCAAGTTGCAGCGATCTCAGCTTCTGACGAAGAAGTGGGTCAATTAATCGCTGAAGCAATGGAACGCGTTGGTAATGACGGTGTTATCACGATTGAAGAATCTAAAGGTTTCATAACTGAACTAGATGTAGTAGAAGGTATGCAATTCGATCGTGGATATGCATCTGCTTACATGGTAACAAACCCAGATAAAATGGAAGCAGTTCTTGAAAATCCATATATCTTAATTACAGACAAAAAAATCTCTAGCATTCAAGAAATTCTTCCTGTACTTGAACAAGTTGTTCAACAAGGAAAATCTCTATTGCTGATTGCTGAAGACATCGAAGGCGAAGCACTATCAACACTTGTTGTGAACAAACTTCGCGGAACATTCAATGCAGTTGCTGTAAAAGCACCTGGATTCGGAGATCGTCGTAAAGCAATGCTAGAAGATATCGCTGCATTGACTGGCGGAGAAGTGATTTCTGAAGAAGTGGGTCTTGAACTGAAATCAGCAACACTAGCTTCACTAGGCCGTGCATCTAAAGTTGTTGTAACGAAAGAAAACACAACAATCGTTGAAGGTGCTGGAGATTCAGCACAAATTCAAGCACGTGTACACCAAATCCGTGTTCAATTAGAAGAAACAACTTCTGAATTCGACCGTGAAAAATTACAAGAACGTCTTGCTAAACTAGCAGGCGGAGTAGCTGTCATTAAAGTCGGAGCTGCTACTGAAACAGAACTAAAAGAACGCAAACTTCGCATTGAAGATGCGCTTAACTCTACTCGTGCAGCGGTTGAAGAAGGAATCGTAGCCGGTGGTGGTACAGCACTTCTTAATGTATACAACAAAATTGCTGAAATTACAGCAGAAGGCGACGAACAAACAGGAATCAACATCGTACTACGTGCGATCGAAGAGCCTGTACGTCAAATCGCTCACAATGCAGGACTAGAAGGTTCTGTCATCGTAGAGCGCCTAAAACACGAAGAAGTAGGCACAGGCTTCAACGCAGCTACTGGCGAGTGGGTAAACATGATCGACGCTGGTATCGTTGACCCTACTAAAGTAACACGCTCAGCGCTTCAAAACGCTGCATCTGTTGCTGCAATGTTCCTAACTACTGAAGCAGTAGTTGCAGACAAACCAGAAGAAAACCCAATGCCATCAATGCCTGATATGGGCGGCATGGGCGGCATGATGTAA
- a CDS encoding DUF956 family protein, whose product MVQSINTKVDLVIDATSHMGLPDYGKIMIGNKGFEFFNNRDARKFIQISWEEVDSVIASIMFKGKWIPRYAIKTKRNGTYTFSSKDSKKVLRAVREYVEPNRMVQSLSFFDVIKRGMKNTFKK is encoded by the coding sequence ATGGTTCAATCAATTAATACAAAAGTCGATTTAGTTATTGATGCAACCTCACATATGGGACTTCCTGATTACGGAAAAATTATGATTGGAAACAAGGGATTTGAATTTTTTAATAATCGTGATGCTCGGAAATTTATCCAAATTTCCTGGGAAGAAGTTGATAGTGTTATTGCTTCGATCATGTTCAAAGGGAAATGGATACCGCGTTATGCTATTAAAACGAAGCGAAACGGGACATATACATTTTCATCAAAAGATTCGAAAAAAGTTTTGCGAGCAGTTCGTGAATATGTTGAGCCGAATCGTATGGTTCAATCATTAAGTTTTTTTGATGTTATCAAACGCGGAATGAAGAATACATTTAAAAAGTGA
- a CDS encoding mannose/fructose/sorbose PTS transporter subunit IIA, whose amino-acid sequence MVGIIIASHGEFANGILQSGEMIFGVQENVKAVTLMPSEGPDGVKAKITEAISSFDNQDEVLFLVDLWGGTPFNQANSLFEEHQDTWAIVAGMNLPMLIEAFASRFSMNTAHEIAAQILGTAKEGVKVKPEELEPAVSVASEDQRSTAGVPGTFEYVLARIDSRLLHGQVATAWTKSTQPTRIIVVSDTVAKDELRKKLIQQAAPPGVRAHVVPVKKMIELAKDDQHFGSERALLLFENPQDALKAVEGGVPLETINVGSMAHSLGKVQPNKVLAFSQDDIDTFARLKELGLKFDVRKVPNDSKGNMAEIIKKAQEELNKQKQS is encoded by the coding sequence ATGGTAGGGATTATCATTGCTAGTCACGGCGAATTTGCCAATGGTATCTTGCAATCCGGGGAGATGATCTTTGGAGTACAAGAAAATGTAAAAGCTGTTACATTGATGCCGAGCGAAGGACCTGATGGTGTAAAAGCAAAAATAACTGAAGCAATCTCCTCTTTCGACAACCAAGACGAAGTATTATTCTTAGTCGATCTTTGGGGTGGTACTCCTTTCAACCAAGCCAACAGCTTGTTTGAAGAACATCAAGACACATGGGCAATTGTTGCCGGAATGAACTTACCTATGTTAATTGAAGCCTTTGCATCGCGCTTTTCCATGAACACAGCGCATGAAATTGCCGCGCAAATTTTAGGAACAGCTAAAGAAGGAGTTAAAGTAAAACCTGAAGAGTTAGAACCAGCGGTATCAGTTGCATCTGAAGATCAACGATCAACGGCAGGTGTCCCGGGTACATTCGAATATGTGTTAGCACGCATTGACTCTCGCTTGCTTCATGGACAGGTAGCGACAGCTTGGACAAAATCGACGCAGCCAACTCGTATTATCGTTGTATCTGACACAGTAGCTAAGGATGAGCTTCGTAAGAAATTGATTCAACAAGCTGCCCCGCCCGGTGTAAGGGCACACGTTGTTCCGGTCAAAAAAATGATTGAACTTGCAAAAGATGATCAACACTTCGGCAGCGAGCGCGCATTGCTGCTTTTTGAAAACCCGCAAGATGCACTAAAAGCAGTTGAAGGCGGCGTTCCATTGGAGACGATTAATGTCGGTTCTATGGCACACTCGCTTGGTAAAGTACAACCGAATAAGGTATTGGCATTTAGTCAAGATGATATTGATACGTTTGCAAGACTAAAAGAGCTTGGTTTGAAATTTGATGTACGTAAAGTTCCGAACGATTCAAAAGGCAATATGGCTGAAATTATTAAAAAGGCGCAAGAGGAGTTAAACAAACAAAAACAATCATGA